In a single window of the Manis pentadactyla isolate mManPen7 chromosome 15 unlocalized genomic scaffold, mManPen7.hap1 SUPER_15_unloc_1, whole genome shotgun sequence genome:
- the LOC118909849 gene encoding vomeronasal type-1 receptor 2-like produces MASVDLKIGMTYLSQTVVGILGNFSLLYMSLYFRGCRSRPTDLILRHLTVANSLVILSRGVPETMAALWGKHFANDFGCCVLLYVHRVGRGMSIGSTCLLSVFQAITISPWNSTWAELKVIAPKSIGSPAILCWVLHMLANVFYPVYTTGKKSNKNITKKNDFRYCAAFDRLDKVTGSVYAALTSFHDVLCLGLMLGASSSMVSILQRHKQRVQHIHRTSLCPRPSPETRAMQSILLLVTTFVLFYALSSSIYVYLALFSVSSWWLVTSAVLIAAGFPTISPFVLMISDPGISRLCVSAVEEITEPPHLFREP; encoded by the coding sequence ATGGCCTCTGTGGATCTGAAAATAGGAATGACCTACCTATCCCAGACAGTCGTTGGAATCCTGGGGAATTTCTCACTCCTCTATATGTCCCTTTACTTCAGGGGGTGCAGATCAAGACCCACAGATTTGATTCTCAGGCACCTGACTGTAGCCAACTCCCTGGTCATTCTTTCTAGAGGAGTCCCAGAGACGATGGCAGCTTTGTGGGGGAAACATTTTGCCAATGATTTTGGATGCTGTGTTCTGTTATATGTTCATAGAGTGGGCAGGGGCATGTCCATTGGTTCCACCTGCCTCTTGAGTGTCTTCCAGGCCATCACCATCAGTCCGTGGAACTCCACGTGGGCAGAGCTTAAAGTAATAGCTCCAAAGTCCATTGGGTCCCCCGCCATCCTGTGCTGGGTCCTGCACATGCTGGCAAACGTGTTTTATCCTGTTTACACGACTGGTAAAAAGAGCAACAAAAACAttacaaagaaaaatgattttcgaTATTGTGCTGCGTTTGATCGTCTCGACAAGGTCACAGGCTCAGTTTATGCAGCGTTGACGTCTTTCCACGATGTTCTGTGTTTGGGGCTCATGCTCGGGGCCAGCAGCTCCATGGTTTCCATCCTGCAGAGGCACAAGCAGCGGGTCCAGCACATTCACAGGACCAGCCTCTGCCCCAGACCCTCCCCCGAGACCAGGGCCATGCAAAGCATCCTTCTTCTGGTGACCACCTTTGTACTGTTCTACGCCCTCTCCTCCAGCATTTATGTGTATTTGGCTCTCTTCAGTGTCTCCAGCTGGTGGCTGGTGACCTCTGCTGTGCTAATTGCTGCAGGTTTTCCAACGATTAGCCCTTTTGTTCTTATGATCAGTGACCCCGGCATATCCAGACTGTGTGTGTCTGCAGTGGAAGAAATAACAGAACCCCCTCATCTCTTTAGAGAACCGTGA